ACCAGGTCGAAGTGGGCGTCGGGGCGGGTGAGGGTCGCTGCGGAGTTGGCGATGTGCTTGTAGGGGGCGTCGACACCGAGGCGCTCGGCGGTCGCCACGCCCTCGCGGAAGACGTCGAGCTGGCTGTCGATGGTCTCGTGGCCGGGGGCGTCCGCGTACACGAAGTGGCTCCAGATCCCGACGACCTCGACCGTCCCGTCGGCCGCCGCCTTCGCGGCGGCCTCTACCAGCGCCGGCCAGTCGGCGGGTGTCGCGCCGCCGCGCGCGAGGCCCGTGTCGATCTTCAGGTGTACCCGAGCCGGCCGGCCTGCCGTGCGTGCCGCGTCGACCATCTCGCCGAGCTGTGCGAGCCCGGCGACCCCGAGATCCACACCAGCCGTGACACCCTCGTGCAGCGGCAACCCGGGTGTCAGCAGCCAGGCGAGCACCGGGGCGGTGATGCCGGCACGCCGCAGCGCGAGGGCCTCGTCGAGAGTGCACACACCCAGCCAGCTCGCGCCCGACTCAAGAGCGGCTCGAGCCACCGGCAGCATGCCGTGCCCGTAAGCGTCCGCCTTGACCACCGCCATTACCTCGGCGGTGGTGCCGTCGCGCAACAGAGCCACGTTGTCGCGTATCGCGTCCAGGTCGACGCGGACCTCGGCCTGCCACATGCAGATCAGACTACTGGCCCGCGAAGCCGTAACATCCTGTACATGCGCCTGTCGGTCGTGGTGCCGTGCTTCAACGAGGAGGCGTCCGTTGAGCGGCTGCACGCCGCGGTCACGGCCGCCACCTCGGGGATAACCGCTGAGATCGAAGTGGTCTTCGTCGATGACGGCAGCGACGACGGCACACTGGTGGCGCTGCGCGGCCTCGCCACCCGGGACAAATCGGTCAAGTACACCTCGCTGAGCCGCAACTTCGGCAAGGAAGCGGCGATGTTGGCCGGCCTCGAGCGGGCCACCGGCGACGCAGTCGTGATCATGGATGCCGATCTCCAGCACCCGCCGCACCTGCTGCCCCGCATGATCGACCTCTTCGAGCAGGGGTACGACCAGGTGATCGCCTGCCGCGACCGGCGGGGCGACCACTTCTTCCGCACGCTCGCGTCGCGCGCCTTTTACCGCATGGTCAACCGCCTTGTCGACGTGCAGCTCACCGACGGCGCCGGCGACTTCCGGCTGCTCTCCCGGCGGGCCGTCGACGCGGTGCTCTCGCTGCCGGAGTACAACCGCTTCTCCAAGGGCCTCTACTCCTGGATCGGCTTCAACACGGTCGCGTTCGCGTACACGAACGAGGCGCGCCAGGGCGGCCAGAGCAAATGGACAATCGGCAAGCTCTTCAACTACGCGCTCGACGGGCTGCTTTCGTTCAACAACCGGCCGCTGCGCCTGGCGATCTACGCCGGGCTGACGCTGACCGTGCTCGCCGTCGTGTACATGGCGTGGGTCGTGGTGAGCGCGTTCGTGCGCGGCGTCGACATGCCCGGTTACACCACGATCATCGTCAGCGTGATCGGGCTGGGCGGCATCCAGATGGTCATCCTCGGCATCATCGGCGAGTACATCGGCCGGCTCTACTACGAGACCAAGCGCCGGCCGCACTACCTGGCCAAGGAGACCGAGGCGTCGACCGTCCGGCCGCCGAGCGCCCGCCGCCCCTCGTCGGAGTCCTCCCTTCCGTAGTCACTTGGTGACGCAACCCTTGACAAGCGCGCTTGACCAGGGGCTACGTTCCGAGAGGAGGTGCGGCCTAGGCCCACCTGGGCCGCTGGCCACGAAGGGGGCGGCCATGGGAAATATTGATACTCATCGCGCCACAATGGAAGCGTTCAACCGCCGCGATTTCGAGGGCGCGGCCGGGCCCATGCGAGAGGACGCGACCTACACCGACCACGCCCGCGGGACCACGGCGAAAGGCCCCGTCGAGAGCATTGACAACCTGAAGGGCTGGGCGGAGGCCTTTCCGGACGGGCAGGCCACCGAGCTTCAGTTCATCGACGGTGGCGACCACACGGTCTGCCTCTTCCACGCGCGCGGTACCAACGACGGGCCAATGGGCTCTCTGCCGGCCACCGGAAGGCGGGTGGACGTGCCGTTCTGCGAAATCCTGCACTTCGACGCCCAAGGCAAGATCACCAGTGGGGAGATGTTCTACGACAGCATGTCGTTGATGGTCCAGTTGGGTCACATGCAGCCCCCACCACAGGGCTGACGGGGTGGATGCCATGAACAGCATCGAGATGAAGAACTTCGACAAGGCCGACGAGACGCGCACTTTCGAAGGCCACGGGTTCGCGGACTTCGTCATGGTCGGCGGGCGGACGGTGGCCCGGGGTCACTTCGAGCCGGGCTGGCGGTGGTCTCAGGACGTCAAGCCGATCGTCGGCACAGACCTGTGCCAGGTGTCGCACCTCGGCTACTGCCTTGCGGGGCGGATGCGGGTGACGATGAGCGACGGCACCGAGCAGGAGCTCACGCCGGGCGAGGTCGCCGCGATCCCGCCGGGCCACGACGCCGAGGTGGTCGGCGACGAGACCTGCGTGTTCCTGGACTTCGGGGAAATCGCCGAATACGCGATGCGCAAGTAGGGCGGCGCCTTTCGGCGAGGTCGCCGAGCAGGCGTAGCGCGACGCCTTTTGGCGAGATCGCCGGGCGGGCGGTGCGCGGCGTCAGAGCGACGCCTTTCGGTGAGGTCGCCTGGGTGACGGTGCGTGCCGTCAGAGCGACGCCGGCACCACGTCGCGGAGGGCGGCGGCGACGTCGGGCGCGGTCACGGGGCCGCGCCGGGCGGCTTCGCGTCCGGCCAGCCCGTGCAGGTACGCGGCGGCGACCGCTGCCCGCTCCGGCGAGACCCGGGCGGCGAGCAGCGAGCCGAGCAGCCCCGCCAGCACGTCGCCGGTACCGCCGGTGGACAGCGCCGGGGTGCCGGTCGGGTTGGCCCACGCGTGGCCGGCCGGCGTGGCGACGATCGTGCGGTCGCCCTTGAGCAGCACGACCGCGTTCATCCACGAGGCCAGCCGGAGGGCGGCGCCGACCCGGTCGCTGCCGGGCTCGCCGCCGGCCAGCCGGGCGAACTCGCGGTCGTGCGGGGTCACCACGATCGGCGCGTCGCGGCCCCGCAGTTGGTCGGCCATCGAGCCGTCGACAAGCAGTGTCAGAGCGTCAGCGTCGAGTACGACGGGAAGGGAGGTGGCCAGCACGGTACGAAGCTCGGTGGCGGCCGCCTCGTCGGTGCCCAGCCCGGAGCCGCACACCCAGGCCTGCACCCGACCGGCGTCCGCCACCCGCTTCGTCGCGATCACGGATGGGTGGTGGCGCAGCACATGCCCGGCCGCGCCGCCCGCGTAGCGCACCATGCCCGTCGGGCCGGCCAGCGCGCCGCCCACGGACAGGACGGCCGCGCCCGGATAGGTCGCCGAGCCGGTGGCGATGCCGACCACGCCACGGTTGTACTTTTCCGAGGTGGCCTCCAGCCGCGGCCACCACCCCTCGATGTCCGGCCACTCGGGCACGGCGAGGGCGGCGTCCGCCCGCAGCCAGGGCCCGAGACCGATGTCGACGAGCTCCACCTCACCGGCGTACGGCGCGGCCGGCCCCGCCACGAGCGCCGGCTTGAGGCAGCCGAACGTCACGGTCAGGTCGGCCTGTACCGCCGGGCCGTTCACATCGCCGGTGTCCACGTCCACCCCGCTGGGGACGTCCACGGCGACAATCGTGGTGCGCCCCGCCCTGAGCAGCCGCACCGCGGCCTCGGCGGCGGGGCGCAGGCCGCCCGAGCTGCCCAGCCCGGCGATGCCGTCGACGGCGAGGTCGAGGTCGCGCGGGACCGCGTCGACCACCCGGCCGCCGGCCTGCCGGAGCGTGGCCAGCCCGCCCTGGTGCACCCGGTCCGGCGCGAGCAGCAGCGCGGACACGGCGACGCCGCGGCGGGCGAGAAAGGCGCCGGCGTACAGGGCGTCGCCGCCGTTGTTGCCCGCGCCGACGAGCAGGAGCACGCGTGAGCCGTACACACCGCCGCGCTCGGCGAGCAGCAGCGCGCAGCGGCGGGCCAGCCCGGCGGCCGCGCGCTGCATGAGCGAGCCCTCGGGCACGGTGCGCATCAACGCTTCCTCGGCCGCGCGTACGTCACTGACCCGCCAGGCCCGCCTCACGATGCAGCCACCTCTTCCGCCAGTCGTTCCGCTACCACCATGGCGGACGCGATGCCCCCATCGTGGGACAACGACAGATGCCAGCGGGTGATCCCACGCTCGGTGGCGACGGCGGCGACCGTACCGGAGACGGTCAGCCACGGGCGGCCGTCCGGGTCGGCGACGATCTCGCAGTCGTGCCAGCGCAGCCCCACCGGCGCGCCCAGCGCCTTCGCCACCGCCTCCTTCGCGGCGAAGCGGGCCGCGAGCGACTCCGGCGAGCGCGGGTTGCCCGACGCCGTGTACCGCTCCGCCTCCGTGAAGAGCCGGTCGGCCAGCAGCGGGGTGCGGGTGAGCGCACCGGTGAACCGTTCGACCAGGACCACGTCGATGCCGACAGCGACGATCACGCCGCCAACCCTAGTGTCCTGGGCTCACTCCACCGTGACGGACTTGGCCAGGTTGCGTGGCTGGTCGACGTCGTGGCCGCGGGCGGCCGCGATCTCGCAGGCGAGCACCTGGAGCGGCACCGTGGTCACCAGCGGGGCGAGGAGGGTCGGCGTGCGCGGCACGCGGACCAGGTGATCCGCGTACGGCACGACGGACTCGTCGCCCTCCTCGGCGATCACGATCGTGCGGGCGCCGCGGGCGCGCACCTCCTGGATGTTGGAGACGATCTTGTCGTGGAGCACGCCCCGGCCGGCCGGTGAGGGCACCACGCACACCACCGGGCAGCCCTCGTCGACCAAGGCGATCGGGCCGTGCTTGAGCTCGCCGGCCGCGAAGCCCTCGGCGTGCATGTACGCCAGCTCCTTGAGCTTGAGCGCGCCCTCCAGGGCCACCGGGTAGCCGACGTGGCGGCCGATGAACAGCACGCTCTTCGCCTCGGCCAGCGAGCGGGCCAGCTCGCGCACCGGCTCCATCGTGCCGAGCACCTCCTGGAGCTTGCCGGGCATCTCCTGGAGCTGTGCGACGACGGCGGCGACCTCGTCCGCGTACTTGATCCCGCGCACCTGCGCCAGGTGCAGCCCGACGAGGTAGCAGGCGACAAGCTGGGTGAGGAACGCCTTTGTGGACGCGACCGCGATCTCCGGGCCGGCGTGGGTGTAGAGCACCGCGTCCGACTCGCGCGGGATCGTGGAGCCGTTGGTGTTGCAGATCGCGAGCACGCGCGCCTTCTGCTCCTTGGCGTGGCGCAGCGCCATCAGCGTGTCCATCGTCTCGCCGGACTGGCTGATCGCCACCACGAGCGTCGACCGGTCGAGCACGGGGTCGCGGTAGCGGAACTCGCTGGCCAGCTCCACCTCGCAGGGGATGCGGGTCCAGTGCTCGATCGCGTACTTGGCGACGAGGCCGGCGTGGTACGCCGTACCGCAGGCGACGATGAAGACCTTGTCGACATCGCGGAGGTCCTGGTCGGTGAGGCGCACCTCGTCGAGGACGATCTCGCCGCTCTCGGTGAGGCGGCCGAGCAGCGTGTCGGCGACCGCCTGCGGCTGCTCGGCGATCTCCTTGAGCATGAAGTAGTCGTAGCCGCCCTTTTCCGCGGCGGAGGCGTCCCAGTCGATGTGGAAGTCCTTGCCGCTCGCGGCCTGACCAGAGAAGTCGGTGATCTCGATGCCGTCGGGCGTGATCAGCACAACCTGGTCCTGTCCCAGCTCGACCGCCTCGCGGGTGTGCTCGATGAAGGCGGACACGTCGCTGGCCAGGTAGTTTTCCCCGTCTCCGCGGCCGACGACCAGCGGCGAGTTGCGCCGGGCGCCGACCACCGCGCCGGGCACGGCCGAGTCGACGGCGAGCAGCGTGAACGCGCCCTCCAGCCGCTGGCAGACCCGGCGCATCGCCGCGGCCAGCCCTTCCGCGCTGGCCTCGCCCTGGTCGGCCAGCTCGACGGCGAGCAGGTGGGCGGCGCACTCGGTGTCGGTGTCGCTGGCGAACTCGATGCCCTCGGCCTCGAGCTCCGCGCGGAGCTTGGCGAAGTTTTCGATGATGCCGTTGTGGATCACCGCCACGCGGCCGTCGCGGGACATGTGTGGATGGGCGTTTCGGTCGGTGGGGCCGCCGTGGGTGGCCCACCGGGTGTGGCCGATCGCGGTGGTGCCCTCGCCGATGCCGGCGGTGGGTGTCTCGGCCAGGATCTTTTCCAGGTTGGACAGCTTGCCGGCCCGCTTTTCGGTCAGCAGGCGGTCGCCGGCCACCACGGCGACGCCCGCCGAGTCATACCCTCGGTATTCGAGCCGGCGCAGCCCGTCCAGCACGATGCCCAGCGCCGGTCGGGCGCCGACGTAGCCCACGATTCCACACATGGCCCGCAGCGTAACCCACTTTCGCTCACCACGCTTGCTCGAAAGCCCCCCTATCGCTCACCCGACATGAGCGTTTGCGGCAATCGAGGGAAGAATCGGACACCGGACTTGCCCAGCGGGCCGATCGTGGAACACCGTGACTCGCCGCCGTCCTTATCCGGGGAAGATCCGGAGTTTTATCCGGGGGGACAACACCCGATGACATACCCGCCGCCGTACGAGCCGCAACCTGGCACGCATCCGACCCAGCCGGTGCCGCCCCCGCCCACGTCGTCGCCGCCCACCACGCCTTACCCGGCCTACCTCGGTGCACCCGCCGCGCCGCCCCGGCCGCCCCGGTCCAACGGGCCGATCCTGGCGGTGGTGATCGCGCTGGCCGTGCTGCTCGTGGGCGGCGCCGTGACCGCCGGTGTGCTGCTGGTCCGCAGCGGCGACGACCCCGGCACGATCACCACGGACCCCACGCGGGACATCGAGACACCGCGGGTCGAGCAGACCGAGCCGGAGCCCGGCGCCACCGGTGGCTACGGCGCCGACAACCCGGGCGCCGGCCAGAAGGTGGTGTACGAGGTGACCGGCGACGGTCCGGTGAGTCTCGTCTTCGTCAAGGACGACGGCCGGACGCCGGAGCGGGCCACCGACACCGACCTGCCGTGGCGCAAGGAGCTCACGCTCGCGGAGGGCGCCGCCCTGGTCAGCGTGACCGCCATCCGCAGCGCCGGCGGTGAGGGCAGCATCGAGTGCCGGATCACCATCGACGGCGAGGAGGTCGCGAAGAAGTCCGCGAGCGGCACCTTCGCCACCGCCACGTGCTCGAAGCTCATCTTCTAGGCACGCCGTTACGCTGGCCCGGTGACCACCATCGACAGCGATCCCGGCGTGCACCGGATGCGGGTCTTCGGCACCACGATCTTCGCCGAGATGTCGGCCCTGGCCGTGCGCCACGGTGCGGTCAACCTGGGCCAGGGCTTCCCGGACACCGACGGGCCGCCGGAGATGCTGGAGGCGGCCGTCGAGGCGCTGCGCACCGGGCACAACCAGTACCCGCCCGGCGCCGGCGTCCCCGCGCTCAGGGCGGCCGTCTCGGCACACCAGCGGCGGTTCTGGGGGCTTGAGTACGACCCGAACGGCGAGGTGCTGGTCACCGCCGGCGCCACCGAAGCCATCGCGGCGGCGATCCTGGGCCTGTGCGAGCCCGGCGACGAGGTGGTCTGCTTCGAGCCCTACTACGACTCGTACGCGGCCTCGATCGCGCTCGCCGGCGCGGTCCGGCGGCCGGTGACACTCCGCCCCGGCGCCGGCGGGCGGTACGCGTTCGACCCCGCCGAGCTGCGCGCGGCGTTCGGGCCGCGCACCCGGCTGGTGCTGCTCAACTCGCCGCACAACCCCACCGGCAAGGTCTTCACCCGGTCCGAGCTCACCCAGATCGCCGAGCTGTGCCAGGAGCACGGTGCGTACGCGGTGACCGACGAGGTGTACGAGCACCTTGTCTTCACCGACGCGAGGGACGCGCACATCCCGCTCGCCACCCTGCCCGGCATGCGCGAGCGCACCGTGCGCATCTCCTCGGCGGGCAAGACCTTCTCGTGTACCGGCTGGAAGATCGGCTGGGCGAGCGGCCCCGCCGCCCTGGTCACCGCGGTGACGCGGGTCAAGCAGTTCCTCACGTACGTCAACGGTGGGCCGTTCCAGCCCGCCGTGGCCGTGGCGCTGGATCTGCCGGACAGCTACTACGAGGGCTTCCGCGCCGGGCTGCAGGCGCAGCGCGACCAGCTCGTGGCCGGCCTGACCGACGCCGGCTTCGGTGTGCTCCCGTCCGAGGGCACCTACTTCGTGACCACCGACATCAGCCCGCTGGGCGGTACGGACGGCATGGAGTTCTGCCGCTCGCTGCCCGAGCGCCTGGGTGTCGCGGCCGTGCCGACCGAGGTGTTCTACGACGACCCGCAGGCGGGAAAGCGGCTCGTCCGTTTTGCCTTCTGCAAGCGCCCGGAAGTGATCGACGAGGCCGTGCGCCGCCTGCGCGGAGCGCGAGCGGGCTGAGCGTGACCAGCGGCGCGGGGTGAGGCCGCGGGAGCAACGGTCCGGACCACCGCGGACATCGCGGTAGCTCGGGTCTTCTCGCTCTTGCTCTTAAAGAACCGTCAGCGCAACTCCTTCTGCGCGGGTTCGGACGCCGCGTCGGGCTGTGGGCAGCGGGTGGCGGGCCGGCCGTGACCGGGTGGCGCGGGCGGGCGAGGCCGAGCCGGTGGTCCGCTAACGACGTGTCCCGTGAGCTGGTTTTTCGTACGTTCGACCATGGCGGATCACCCGGCTGCGATTGTTCTTGAGCGAAGCGTCGTCGATCTCGGTCAAAACAGAAAATCCGTTTGTGCCCAAGAAGTGGTGGTCGTCAGCGAAGCGCTTGGTCAGGCCGGGAATTCCGTTTACCATTCGTGGCAGACATTCGGATCGCGTGGGAAATGAGCACCCGTGTCAGAAACCGCGACGGCGGACAAGCCGTTTGATGCCCTGGTAGAGGTGTTGTTGCAGGTCCCCGCGCTGAGGGATCAGGCCGAGCGCGACCGCGTGGTCAACGATACCGCCGCTGTCCTGCGTCGCGCGTTCACGACTCGACGCGCTTCCGATACGCGCGGTGATCTGTTATCGCTGATCCATTCCTACAGCCTGCTCAGCGGCGGCGTGGTGGCCTTCAGCAGCATCGTGGCGGACCGGTATCCGGAACCGTCGGCTCTGCGTGCGCACGACCTGGCCCGCGAAATCAGGGGATCGTTGCTGCTCTCGGCACCTGATCGTCAGGATCTGTGTCGAATGCTCGGCGAGGTTGGCATTACGGCGGTTTTCAAGGCGCGCGGCGAGCTGTCCGAGGTGCCGGAGCTCAAGGACTTCGGCGTCTGGGAGGACTGGGCCGCCGTAATCCGGATCATGGAGCGGCAGCCTGCCCCCGAGGGCGAGGCGCCACCGCTGCTCGGATTCGTCGTACGCCTCGCCGACCTCGTCGACCGCACGCGGGCCGGTGCCCTGCGGCGCTGGGCGGCGAGCGTCGCCGGCGGTCTCGGTGCCACCGAGTCGATCGCCGCGGCGCTGGGGCCAGAGGAGCGGGACGACGAGGACCTCGGCGCGCCACGCCGGCGCCCGGCCGGCGCCCGCACGATCCGGGGCGGCGTGCCCCTTCAAAACCGCAACTTCACCGGCCGGGTGGAGCTGCTCGACCGCCTCGCCCGCACCCTCGCCTCGGGGTCCAAGGCGGCGGTGCTTCCGCACGCTGTTCACGGCATGGGTGGCGTCGGCAAGACCCAGCTGGTGCTCGAGTACGTGTACCGCCACCTGGATGACTACAACCTCGTCTGGTGGTTGCCCGCCGACTCCGCCTCCGGCGTGCTGACCTCGCTGGAGCAGCTCGCCCGGGAGCTCGGGATCCGACCGGGCGACAACGCGCAGCAGACCGCCCGCCTGGTGCTCGACGCCCTCGCCGCCGGAGCGCTGAAGTGGCTGCTGGTGTACGACAACGCCAACGACCTCGACTCGATCGACGAGTACGTGCCCTCCACCGGTGGAGATGTCGTCGTCACGACGCGCAACAGGGAGTGGGCGGCCGTCGGTCTGTCCATCGAGGTTGACGTCTTCCAGCGCGAAGAGAGTGTCGAGCTGCTGCGGCGGCGGACCGGAAACGGGATCAGCGAGGAGGACGCCGACCGCCTGGCCGAGCGCCTCGGCGACCTGCCGCTGGCGCTGGAGCAGGCGGCGGCCTGGCACCTGCTCACCCAGATGCCGGTCAGCCAGTACATCGGTCTGCTGGAGCAGCATCAGAAGGAGCTGCTGTCGGAGGGGAAACCGGCCGGTTACCCCATGTCGGTGGTCACGTTCGTGACGCTGGCGCTGGATAAGCTGCGCGCTGACGCCCCGGCCACGGCGCAGCTGCTGGAGCTCTTCGCCTTCCTGGGTGGTGAGGGAGTCTCGGTGTCGCTGCTGCGCTACGGCCGCGACGCGGACGTCGTGCAGCCCTTGCGCGCGCTGCTGGGCGACACGATCAGGATCAACCGCGCGGTCCGCGACCTCAACCAGTACGGCTTGGTCAAGGTCGACAACGACCAGCGCCTCGAGGTGCACCGCCTCGTCCAGAGCGTGCTCCACGACCTGCTCGACGAGCAGCGGGCCGCGGAGACGCTGCGCAGCGCCCAAAACCTGCTGGCCAAGGCCAACCCGGGAGACCCCGACGAGGAGGACGACCGCACCGCCCTCGACCGGCAGCGCGAGATCGGCCCGCACCTGCGCCCGGCCAAGATGATCACGGCGAAGCGGATGGAGGCGCGGTCGACGGTGCTCGACCATATCCGCTACCTGTACAACATGGGCGACTACGAGAACAGCCGCCGGCTCGCCGACGACGCGGTCAAGGAATGGGAGAGCGACGACAGCCACCCGCGGTTGGGTCCGGACGGCGAGTTGACGCTCCAGGCCAAGGCCCACATCGCGAACGCCATGCGCGCGCTCGGTGAAAGCGCGCCGGCCGACGAGCTGACCAACGACACCTACGCGCGCATGCGGCGGTTTCTCGGCGAGACCGCCAAGTCGACCCTGGTGCTGGGCAACCAGATCGGCCAGGCCATGCGTATCCGTGGCGAGTACGCGGACTCGCTTACATTCGATCGGGAGTCGCTCGACCGGCACAAGGAGGTGAAGGATCTACCGGAGCACTACATCCTGCGTGCGCAGTCCAACCTGGCGGTCGCCCACCGCATGGTCGGCGACTTCGTCGAGGCGGCGCGGCTGGACCGGGAGATCGTCGATCGGATCGAGGCCAGGGGCCGCTCCGACAACAGCTTCCGCGCCCTGGAGACGTACATCAACATCGCCCGTGACTACTACGGGCTCGGTGCCTATCAGGCCGGGCTCGCGGTGCTGGAAGGGTGGCGCGGTGCGCTGATGGAGAGGCGCAGCAGCGGCCACCGCATCGTGCTGCTGTCCGGCCGGACGTACGGCATCACGCTGCGCAAGGCCGGCCGGCTGCGGGAGGCGGCCGACGTGCTGGGCGAAAACCTGGAGCAGACCCGGCGCCGGTTCGGCGAAAACCACGAGTACACCGTGGCCGCCCTGTCGAGCTACGGCAACGCGCTGCGGCAGCTGGGTGACGTGTCCGGCGCGCTGGAGCTGATCGTGGACGCCTCAGGCCGCTACCGCGAGTTTTTCGGCGAGCACCACCCCTTGACGCTCATCACCGACATCAACGAGGCCGTGGCCCGGCGGGCCCAAGGTGACAACGACGCCGCGTTGGCACTGGACCTCCGCGCGTACGAGCTGCTCGCCGAGGTGCTCGGGAGCGACCACCCGTACACGCTCTGCGCGGGTACGTCGCTCGCCACCGACTACGCCCTGCACGGCGAGGCGGCCAGAGCCCGGGCCTTGTCGACGGAGGTGCTGGAGCGCAGCCGGGTGACATCGGGCGGTCCGCACGAGGCGCGCGACAACGCCGAGCACCCGTACCTGCTGGCTCGCGCGGTCAACCTCGCTCACGACATGCGCGCGACCGGCGACGGGGACGAGGCGGCGGCACTCCTGCGCGACGCGGTGTCCGG
The window above is part of the Phytohabitans houttuyneae genome. Proteins encoded here:
- the fxsT gene encoding FxSxx-COOH system tetratricopeptide repeat protein — encoded protein: MLGEVGITAVFKARGELSEVPELKDFGVWEDWAAVIRIMERQPAPEGEAPPLLGFVVRLADLVDRTRAGALRRWAASVAGGLGATESIAAALGPEERDDEDLGAPRRRPAGARTIRGGVPLQNRNFTGRVELLDRLARTLASGSKAAVLPHAVHGMGGVGKTQLVLEYVYRHLDDYNLVWWLPADSASGVLTSLEQLARELGIRPGDNAQQTARLVLDALAAGALKWLLVYDNANDLDSIDEYVPSTGGDVVVTTRNREWAAVGLSIEVDVFQREESVELLRRRTGNGISEEDADRLAERLGDLPLALEQAAAWHLLTQMPVSQYIGLLEQHQKELLSEGKPAGYPMSVVTFVTLALDKLRADAPATAQLLELFAFLGGEGVSVSLLRYGRDADVVQPLRALLGDTIRINRAVRDLNQYGLVKVDNDQRLEVHRLVQSVLHDLLDEQRAAETLRSAQNLLAKANPGDPDEEDDRTALDRQREIGPHLRPAKMITAKRMEARSTVLDHIRYLYNMGDYENSRRLADDAVKEWESDDSHPRLGPDGELTLQAKAHIANAMRALGESAPADELTNDTYARMRRFLGETAKSTLVLGNQIGQAMRIRGEYADSLTFDRESLDRHKEVKDLPEHYILRAQSNLAVAHRMVGDFVEAARLDREIVDRIEARGRSDNSFRALETYINIARDYYGLGAYQAGLAVLEGWRGALMERRSSGHRIVLLSGRTYGITLRKAGRLREAADVLGENLEQTRRRFGENHEYTVAALSSYGNALRQLGDVSGALELIVDASGRYREFFGEHHPLTLITDINEAVARRAQGDNDAALALDLRAYELLAEVLGSDHPYTLCAGTSLATDYALHGEAARARALSTEVLERSRVTSGGPHEARDNAEHPYLLARAVNLAHDMRATGDGDEAAALLRDAVSGLRQTLGATHPEVVDAEQGKRLEGDVEAPPT